CATGTTTGGCCTTTAAGAGGAGAAATAAAAATTTGATATAAGCGTATTAAACCCACCAATAAACGTTTCATAGTTTCTCACTTTTTAAAGCATTCGCCTTTTCTAATATGTACATCATACTCTTTTCGACTTCCGAATAGGAAACTCCTTTGATTCTTACTCTCGCTATACAAATTATTTGTACATGACTTTTTATTTTTGGCAAATTAAGCCGAATAACTTCTCTCATTAATCTTTTAGCTCTATTTCGCTGAACTGCATTGCCGACTTTTTTTG
This Desulfosporosinus orientis DSM 765 DNA region includes the following protein-coding sequences:
- the rnpA gene encoding ribonuclease P protein component — encoded protein: MLKRQFRLRQKSGFKTIFELGKNYSSKYVAIYVISKSPTCFGFIASKKVGNAVQRNRAKRLMREVIRLNLPKIKSHVQIICIARVRIKGVSYSEVEKSMMYILEKANALKSEKL